A region from the Cryptosporangium arvum DSM 44712 genome encodes:
- a CDS encoding amidohydrolase family protein — MRTLVTGGHVVTMDPALGDLPVGDVLIHDGEIVAVAPKLDVTDAEIIDATGQIVLPGLVDTHRHTWQSLIRGICGDWTLGDYYFGIRLAISPAYTPDDVRLGQLLGAVDALNAGVTTLLDFSHCNNTPDHSDAAVQGLQEAGIRAAHCHGFFESSPMAPKFGTHADRLRDYHRIADTYFPTNDGLLTLGVSLSEPFGVPWQQTLDELAIARERGALIVNHTGCVWGSALTFGVTELDALGMLGPDIVHVHCNALSDPEWKALARTGGKVSISVETELNMGMGRPVFAACRQYGLAPTLSADVISLNSGDLWHQMRFGLGFARWDATHQQNLAGEMPDAVISTAKDALTWGTVNGADALGLGDRIGSLTPGKRADVVIVGGGSFEQHPRTDVYGTLVFQTTVADVRTVLVDGRVVKQDGELVDHDLAGLATKADAAAAGILARVTDAGATLPGTPPGAWAAIEPMAQEFLADARRSTR; from the coding sequence ATGCGCACCCTCGTCACCGGCGGCCACGTCGTCACCATGGACCCGGCGCTCGGGGACCTCCCCGTCGGCGACGTCCTCATCCACGACGGCGAGATCGTCGCCGTCGCCCCGAAGCTGGACGTCACCGACGCCGAGATCATCGACGCGACCGGCCAGATCGTGCTTCCGGGCTTGGTCGACACCCACCGCCACACCTGGCAGTCCCTCATCCGCGGAATCTGCGGCGACTGGACGCTCGGCGATTACTACTTCGGCATCCGACTGGCGATCTCGCCTGCCTACACGCCCGACGACGTCCGCCTGGGCCAACTGCTCGGGGCCGTCGATGCGCTCAACGCCGGCGTGACCACGCTGCTGGACTTCTCGCACTGCAACAACACCCCGGATCACTCCGACGCCGCCGTGCAGGGTCTGCAGGAGGCCGGCATCCGAGCCGCGCACTGCCACGGCTTCTTCGAGAGCTCACCGATGGCCCCGAAGTTCGGCACCCACGCCGACCGCCTCCGTGACTACCACCGCATCGCCGACACGTACTTCCCGACGAACGACGGTCTGCTGACCCTCGGTGTCTCCCTGAGCGAGCCGTTCGGTGTGCCGTGGCAGCAGACCCTGGACGAGCTGGCCATCGCCCGGGAGCGCGGTGCGCTGATCGTCAACCACACCGGTTGCGTCTGGGGCAGCGCGCTGACCTTCGGCGTCACCGAGCTCGACGCGTTGGGAATGCTCGGCCCGGACATCGTGCACGTGCACTGCAACGCGCTCTCCGACCCCGAGTGGAAGGCACTGGCCCGCACCGGCGGCAAGGTGTCGATCTCGGTGGAGACCGAGCTGAACATGGGGATGGGCCGCCCGGTGTTCGCCGCCTGCCGGCAGTACGGGCTCGCGCCGACGCTCTCGGCCGACGTCATCTCGCTCAACAGCGGTGACCTGTGGCACCAGATGCGATTCGGTCTCGGCTTCGCCCGCTGGGACGCCACCCACCAGCAGAATCTCGCCGGCGAGATGCCCGACGCGGTGATCAGCACGGCGAAGGACGCCCTGACCTGGGGAACCGTCAACGGCGCCGATGCGCTGGGCCTCGGCGACCGGATCGGTTCGCTCACACCGGGCAAGCGGGCCGACGTCGTCATCGTCGGTGGCGGTTCGTTCGAGCAGCATCCCCGGACCGACGTGTACGGCACGCTGGTTTTCCAGACGACCGTGGCGGACGTCCGGACGGTGCTTGTCGACGGCCGGGTGGTCAAGCAGGACGGGGAGCTCGTCGACCACGACCTGGCGGGTCTGGCCACGAAGGCCGACGCCGCCGCGGCCGGCATCCTCGCGCGGGTCACCGACGCCGGTGCGACGCTGCCGGGCACACCGCCCGGGGCCTGGGCCGCCATCGAGCCGATGGCCCAGGAGTTCCTGGCCGACGCGCGCCGGAGCACCCGATGA